From the genome of Mycobacterium dioxanotrophicus, one region includes:
- the cobG gene encoding precorrin-3B synthase: MTRTRDDDACPGALTVHRAADGALARIRLAGGMISAAQLATLAEMAEQFASPAMELTSRGNVQLRAITDTDAVAAALTDAGLLPSPSHERVRNIVASPLSGRCGGLADVRGLVGDLDRAIQAHPVLAELPGRFWFSLDDGRGDVSGLAADVGAHMLGADTAALLLAGTDTGVRMTVADVVPTLVETATRFAAIRGNSWRITELDDTSALLAGREVSAATGTQWPPTIRPPVGWIEQRDGRISLGAGVPLGVLQARTAQFLAAIEAPLVITPWRSVLVCDLDEGVADVSLRVLAPMGLIFDENSPWLDISSCTGSPGCAKSLADVRADAAEAVNSPASTHRHFVGCDRACGSPPVGEVLVAGEDGYHLRFPPP; this comes from the coding sequence ATGACCCGAACCCGCGACGACGATGCCTGCCCCGGCGCACTCACAGTGCACCGGGCCGCCGACGGCGCGCTGGCCCGGATTCGCTTGGCCGGCGGCATGATCTCCGCCGCGCAGCTCGCCACCCTGGCCGAGATGGCCGAGCAGTTCGCCTCCCCCGCAATGGAACTCACGTCGCGCGGCAATGTTCAACTGCGCGCCATCACCGATACCGATGCGGTGGCCGCAGCGCTGACCGACGCCGGTCTGCTGCCCTCGCCGTCGCATGAGCGCGTCCGCAACATCGTCGCGTCCCCCCTTTCGGGGCGCTGCGGCGGACTGGCCGACGTGCGCGGCCTGGTCGGCGACCTGGACCGGGCCATCCAAGCGCATCCGGTACTGGCCGAGCTGCCCGGCCGGTTCTGGTTCAGCCTCGACGACGGCCGTGGCGACGTGTCCGGGCTGGCCGCCGACGTCGGCGCCCACATGCTCGGCGCCGACACCGCGGCCCTGCTGCTGGCCGGCACCGACACCGGGGTGCGAATGACGGTCGCCGACGTGGTGCCGACCCTCGTCGAGACTGCGACGCGATTCGCCGCGATCCGCGGAAATTCTTGGCGCATAACCGAACTCGACGATACCTCGGCACTGCTGGCCGGACGCGAGGTCAGCGCAGCCACAGGGACCCAGTGGCCGCCGACGATACGGCCCCCGGTCGGTTGGATCGAGCAGCGTGACGGCCGGATCAGCCTCGGCGCGGGTGTGCCGCTCGGGGTTCTGCAGGCCCGCACGGCCCAGTTCCTCGCCGCGATCGAGGCCCCGCTGGTGATCACGCCGTGGCGGTCGGTGCTGGTGTGTGATCTCGATGAGGGTGTGGCGGACGTGTCGCTGCGGGTGCTGGCGCCGATGGGGTTGATCTTCGACGAGAATTCCCCGTGGCTGGACATCAGTTCGTGCACCGGCAGCCCGGGCTGCGCCAAATCGCTGGCCGATGTGCGGGCCGACGCCGCCGAAGCGGTGAACAGCCCCGCGAGCACCCACCGACATTTCGTCGGCTGCGACCGAGCCTGCGGCAGCCCGCCTGTCGGCGAGGTGCTGGTGGCGGGTGAGGACGGATACCACCTGCGATTCCCACCCCCGTAA
- a CDS encoding DUF4129 domain-containing protein translates to MPDIDRTTGRTATVLVLLVVAAVAVRGHLPGGTRAQAPPSSDSPASLIALVALLAVALAGFAFAIFTAPRKPADPGPGDGIRRLELRGLRVRLRWRWVLLAIAVVLAWLLVLILITRLTATPVLPAPGPATQTPAPPSSVPNRRPDPTGSGPSAFGYLAATTVALLVIVGFGIARQARRAGQPPLVPQDGIRAVPRHVPRGPERLARAAELGLEEIGDVSRDPRAAIIACYVAMERALAHAPGAVPLASDTPSEVLARAVQHHALSGDSATELVELFTEARFSPHVMNEADREAAIQALRRVLAELRSLA, encoded by the coding sequence ATGCCGGATATCGACAGGACGACGGGACGCACGGCCACAGTGCTCGTGCTCCTGGTGGTTGCCGCCGTGGCCGTGCGGGGTCACCTGCCCGGTGGGACGCGTGCCCAGGCGCCGCCATCGTCGGATTCGCCGGCCAGTCTCATCGCTCTGGTCGCCCTGCTCGCGGTGGCACTCGCCGGATTCGCCTTCGCGATCTTCACTGCGCCGCGCAAGCCCGCCGACCCGGGTCCGGGTGACGGCATCCGCCGGTTGGAACTGCGCGGCCTGCGGGTCCGGCTGCGCTGGCGCTGGGTGTTGCTGGCGATCGCCGTGGTCCTGGCATGGTTGCTCGTCCTCATCCTGATCACGCGGCTGACCGCGACGCCGGTGCTTCCGGCGCCCGGGCCGGCCACGCAGACTCCGGCGCCGCCCAGCTCGGTTCCCAACCGGCGACCGGATCCCACCGGGTCGGGGCCGAGCGCCTTCGGTTATCTGGCGGCGACGACGGTCGCGCTGCTGGTCATCGTGGGATTCGGCATCGCCAGGCAGGCCCGGCGCGCCGGTCAGCCGCCGCTGGTTCCGCAGGATGGCATCCGCGCGGTGCCACGGCACGTGCCGCGTGGGCCCGAAAGGCTCGCCCGCGCAGCCGAACTCGGTCTGGAAGAGATCGGCGATGTGAGCCGTGACCCGCGCGCGGCGATCATCGCCTGTTACGTCGCGATGGAGCGCGCACTCGCGCATGCCCCCGGCGCGGTGCCGCTGGCCTCCGATACGCCGTCGGAGGTACTGGCACGAGCCGTGCAGCACCACGCGTTGTCCGGCGACAGCGCAACCGAACTCGTCGAGCTCTTCACCGAGGCGAGATTCAGTCCGCACGTGATGAACGAGGCTGACCGCGAAGCGGCGATCCAGGCGCTGCGCCGCGTGTTGGCCGAACTGCGGAGCCTGGCATGA
- a CDS encoding AAA family ATPase, with protein sequence MTGVSALSSAAATAQGVLDEIERVVVGKRAALTLILTTLLARGHVLIEDLPGLGKTLIARSFAAALGLKFTRVQFTPDLLPADLLGSTVYDMQSGSFEFRQGPIFTNLLLADEINRTPPKTQAALLEAMAEGQVSIDGHTHRLPAPFIVLATDNPIEYEGTYPLPEAQLDRFAVRLELNYLSEQDELHMLRRRLERGSAEHVVNQIIDGPQFLAMREAVEQVTVHDDVLHYVVALAAATRHHPQVAVGASPRAELDLVQLARARSLLLGRDYVIPEDVKNLAVAAMSHRISLRPEMWVRSIHGSDVMTELLRRLPVPRAGHEPS encoded by the coding sequence ATGACCGGAGTGTCCGCGCTGTCGTCGGCGGCGGCCACCGCGCAGGGGGTACTCGACGAGATCGAGCGGGTGGTGGTCGGCAAGCGGGCCGCGCTCACACTCATCCTCACCACGCTGCTGGCCCGCGGCCACGTCCTCATCGAAGACCTGCCGGGGCTCGGCAAGACCCTGATCGCCCGGTCTTTCGCGGCGGCGCTCGGCTTGAAGTTCACGCGGGTGCAGTTCACGCCCGATCTGTTGCCCGCCGATCTGCTGGGATCGACGGTGTACGACATGCAGTCGGGCAGTTTCGAATTCCGGCAGGGCCCGATCTTCACCAATCTGCTGCTGGCCGACGAGATCAACCGCACCCCACCCAAGACCCAGGCCGCGCTGCTGGAGGCGATGGCGGAGGGCCAGGTCAGCATTGACGGCCACACCCATCGGCTGCCTGCCCCCTTCATCGTGCTGGCGACCGACAATCCGATCGAGTACGAGGGCACCTATCCGTTGCCGGAGGCGCAGCTCGACCGCTTCGCGGTGCGGCTGGAACTGAACTACCTCTCCGAACAGGACGAGCTGCACATGCTGCGCCGCCGCCTCGAGCGCGGCTCGGCCGAGCACGTCGTGAACCAGATCATCGACGGGCCACAGTTTTTGGCGATGCGCGAGGCGGTGGAGCAGGTCACCGTGCATGACGACGTGCTGCACTACGTCGTCGCACTGGCCGCTGCGACCCGGCATCACCCGCAGGTCGCGGTGGGAGCCAGTCCACGCGCCGAGCTGGACCTGGTGCAGCTGGCCCGCGCCAGGTCGCTGTTGCTCGGCCGCGACTACGTGATTCCCGAGGACGTCAAAAACCTTGCGGTCGCTGCCATGTCGCATCGGATCAGCCTGCGCCCGGAGATGTGGGTGCGCAGCATCCACGGTTCGGACGTGATGACCGAGCTGCTGCGCCGGCTGCCGGTGCCCCGTGCCGGTCACGAGCCGAGCTGA
- a CDS encoding DUF58 domain-containing protein, producing MSDTTVVEARLRWRAAPLARSLLTVVAAALGVAVIGSRWQLLVFVAPMIGVLCSVRWQRSVGGIRVSGEPAVVRCFESEQAQVSVAVTGAPAVLTVTPTAGMQLTAVEGTTAERRTVCGSAPRWGRYPVRATIEATAPGGLLVGVDTVDACEIYVFPRAAPQPTPLPRTELPDRLGVHLTRHTGPGVEYADVRPYVPGDQLRTVNWPVSARRGRLHVTERLTDRGADVVVLIDNHAQAPGPATQATERTARGAAQVVQTALRNGDRAGIVALGGYRPRWLGVDIGRRQFYRVLDTVLGSGDGFESLTGTLAPRAAVPPGAIVVAFSTLLSTEFALALIELCKRGHAVVAVDVLDGAPFEDDLDPLAGRMWALQRSAMYRDMSTIGIDVVHWSGDGALADAMRLVPDRHRTLLRRS from the coding sequence ATGTCCGACACCACTGTCGTCGAGGCGCGGCTGCGGTGGCGGGCCGCGCCGCTGGCCAGGTCGCTGCTCACCGTGGTAGCGGCCGCGTTGGGCGTGGCGGTGATCGGATCACGTTGGCAGCTACTGGTTTTCGTGGCGCCCATGATCGGGGTGCTGTGCTCGGTGCGTTGGCAACGGTCGGTGGGCGGGATCCGGGTGTCCGGAGAGCCCGCCGTGGTGCGGTGCTTCGAGTCGGAGCAGGCGCAGGTTTCGGTGGCGGTGACGGGGGCGCCCGCGGTGTTGACGGTGACGCCGACCGCCGGGATGCAGTTGACTGCTGTCGAAGGGACCACGGCCGAGCGGCGGACGGTGTGCGGCAGCGCGCCGCGGTGGGGCCGTTATCCGGTGCGTGCCACTATCGAGGCGACCGCACCAGGGGGCCTGCTGGTCGGCGTCGACACGGTCGACGCCTGCGAGATATACGTCTTCCCACGCGCCGCGCCGCAGCCGACGCCGCTGCCGCGCACCGAGTTGCCCGACCGGCTCGGTGTGCACCTGACGCGGCATACCGGGCCGGGGGTCGAATACGCCGACGTGCGGCCCTACGTGCCCGGAGACCAACTGCGGACCGTCAACTGGCCGGTGAGCGCACGCAGGGGCCGCTTGCACGTCACCGAACGGCTGACCGACCGCGGCGCAGACGTCGTCGTGCTGATCGACAACCACGCCCAGGCCCCCGGACCGGCGACCCAGGCCACCGAGCGCACCGCCCGCGGCGCGGCCCAGGTGGTGCAGACCGCCCTGCGCAACGGTGACCGGGCAGGCATCGTGGCGTTGGGCGGCTACCGGCCACGCTGGCTCGGCGTCGACATCGGCAGGCGGCAGTTCTACCGCGTCCTCGACACGGTGCTGGGCTCGGGCGACGGATTCGAGTCCCTCACCGGCACCCTGGCCCCGCGGGCCGCCGTGCCGCCGGGCGCCATCGTCGTGGCCTTCTCCACGCTGCTGAGCACCGAATTCGCGCTGGCGTTGATCGAACTGTGCAAACGCGGGCACGCCGTGGTCGCGGTTGACGTCCTCGACGGGGCGCCGTTCGAGGACGATCTGGATCCCCTCGCCGGACGGATGTGGGCGCTGCAGCGGTCGGCGATGTACCGGGACATGAGCACCATCGGCATCGACGTCGTGCACTGGTCGGGCGACGGCGCGCTCGCCGACGCCATGCGGCTGGTTCCCGACCGGCACCGAACGCTGCTGAGGCGGTCCTGA
- the cobN gene encoding cobaltochelatase subunit CobN yields the protein MPSAADLTPNPTVLLLSTSDTDLIAARASGAGYRWANPSRLVPGELDELLAGVDVAVVRILGGYRAWEDGIDAVVAKGVPTVVVSGEQSPDAELMGHSSVPQGVALQAHVYLAQGGTENLGNLHSFLCDTLLMTGLGFAPPVTTPSWGRLDRPAAAGDGPTIAVLYYRAQHLAGNTGYVDALCAAIENAGGRPLPVFCASLRTAEPGLLELLGTADALITTVLAAGGATPATVGAGGADDSWNVAHLAALDIPILQGLCLTGSRSDWATSDDGLSPLDVASQVAVPEFDGRIITVPFSFKEIDDEGLISYVADPERCARVAGLAVRHARLRAIPVAEKRVALVFSAYPTKHARIGNAVGLDTPASAVALLQAMRAAGYDLGEVDGIPGIASGDGDALIHALIERGGQDPDWLTDGQLAGNPIRVPAKDYREWFATLPAELADAVVEHWGPPPGELFVDRSRDPDGEIVVAAMQSGNVVLMVQPPRGFGENPVAIYHDPDLPPSHHYLAAYRWLDSAFPGSFGADVVVHLGKHGNLEWLPGKTLGMSAACGTDAALGDLPLIYPFLVNDPGEGTQAKRRAHATLVDHLIPPMARAESYGDIARLEQLLDEHATISALDPGKLPAIRQQIWTLMRAAKMDHDLGLADRPDEDSFDDMLLHVDGWLCEIKDVQIRDGLHILGEKPTGDGELDLVLAILRARQLFGGEQTVPGLRQALGLVEDGSDERAAVDTAEGKARELVAALQASGWDPSAVDRICVEAVDALTDNAEVAAILRFAATEVVPRLAATAGEVDQVLRALSGGFIESGPSGSPLRGLVNVLPTGRNFYSVDPKAVPSRLAWETGVAMADSLLARYHEDHGRWPASVGLSVWGTSAMRTAGDDIAEVLALLGVRPVWDDASRRVVSLEPIELAELGRPRIDVTVRISGFFRDAFPHVVTMLDDAVALVAGLDEPAQDNYVRAHTQADLAQHGDQRRATTRIFGSKPGTYGAGLLQLIDSRNWRDDADLAEVYTAWGGFAYGRDLDGRPAADDMNRAYRRIAVAAKNTDTREHDIADSDDYFQYHGGMVATVRALTGTAPAAYIGDNTRPDAVRTRTLNEETTRVFRARVVNPRWITAMRRHGYKGAFEMAATVDYLFGYDATAHVMADWMYERLSAEYVLDDENRKFMAESNPWALHGIAERLLEAAGRGMWEQPEQATLDGLRQVLLETEGELEG from the coding sequence GTGCCGTCCGCCGCTGACCTCACCCCGAACCCCACCGTCCTGCTGCTGTCGACGTCCGACACAGACCTGATCGCGGCCCGTGCCAGCGGGGCGGGGTACCGCTGGGCCAACCCGTCGCGGCTGGTCCCCGGCGAGCTCGACGAGCTGCTCGCCGGGGTCGACGTGGCCGTCGTCCGTATTCTCGGCGGCTACCGGGCCTGGGAGGACGGGATCGACGCGGTCGTGGCCAAAGGCGTGCCGACCGTCGTGGTCAGTGGCGAGCAATCCCCGGACGCCGAACTGATGGGGCATTCGTCGGTGCCGCAGGGCGTCGCCCTGCAGGCCCACGTCTACCTGGCCCAGGGCGGCACCGAAAACTTGGGAAACCTGCATTCGTTCCTGTGCGACACCCTGCTGATGACCGGGCTCGGCTTCGCCCCGCCGGTCACCACACCCAGCTGGGGTCGGCTGGACCGGCCGGCTGCCGCCGGTGACGGGCCGACGATCGCGGTGCTCTACTACCGCGCACAACACCTCGCGGGCAACACCGGCTACGTCGACGCGCTGTGCGCGGCCATCGAAAACGCCGGCGGCAGACCGCTTCCGGTGTTCTGTGCCTCACTGCGCACCGCCGAACCCGGGTTGCTCGAGCTGCTCGGCACCGCCGACGCCCTGATCACGACGGTGCTGGCCGCAGGCGGCGCAACGCCCGCCACGGTCGGGGCGGGCGGGGCCGACGACTCCTGGAACGTGGCTCACCTTGCCGCACTTGACATTCCGATCCTGCAGGGGCTGTGCCTGACGGGATCGCGGTCCGACTGGGCCACCAGTGACGACGGGCTGTCCCCGCTGGATGTGGCCAGCCAGGTCGCCGTGCCCGAATTCGACGGTCGCATCATCACGGTGCCGTTCTCGTTCAAGGAGATCGACGACGAGGGCCTGATCTCCTATGTGGCCGACCCGGAGCGCTGCGCCCGGGTCGCCGGCCTGGCCGTGCGGCACGCCCGGCTGCGTGCCATCCCGGTCGCGGAAAAGCGCGTGGCCCTGGTGTTCTCGGCCTATCCGACCAAACATGCGCGGATCGGCAACGCGGTCGGCCTGGACACTCCGGCCAGCGCGGTGGCGCTGCTGCAGGCCATGCGGGCCGCCGGCTACGACCTCGGCGAGGTCGACGGGATCCCCGGCATCGCCTCCGGTGATGGTGACGCCCTGATCCACGCTCTGATCGAACGCGGCGGGCAGGATCCCGACTGGCTCACCGACGGGCAGTTGGCGGGCAACCCGATTCGCGTGCCAGCCAAGGATTATCGAGAGTGGTTCGCCACCCTGCCCGCGGAACTCGCCGACGCGGTGGTCGAGCATTGGGGCCCGCCGCCGGGGGAGCTGTTCGTCGACCGCAGCCGTGACCCTGACGGCGAGATCGTCGTAGCGGCAATGCAATCCGGCAACGTCGTGCTGATGGTGCAGCCACCGCGAGGCTTCGGTGAGAACCCGGTGGCGATCTATCACGACCCGGACCTGCCGCCGAGTCACCACTACCTGGCCGCGTATCGATGGCTGGACTCGGCCTTCCCGGGCTCGTTCGGCGCCGACGTCGTCGTGCACCTGGGCAAGCACGGCAACCTGGAATGGTTGCCCGGCAAGACCCTCGGCATGAGCGCGGCCTGCGGCACCGACGCCGCACTCGGCGATCTGCCGCTGATCTACCCGTTCCTGGTCAACGACCCGGGGGAGGGCACCCAGGCCAAACGCCGGGCCCACGCCACCCTCGTCGACCACCTGATCCCGCCGATGGCCCGCGCCGAAAGCTACGGCGACATCGCGCGACTGGAACAGCTACTGGACGAGCACGCCACGATCTCCGCGCTCGATCCCGGCAAGCTGCCTGCCATCCGCCAGCAGATCTGGACGCTGATGCGTGCCGCCAAGATGGACCACGACCTGGGCCTGGCGGACCGCCCCGACGAGGACAGCTTCGATGACATGCTGCTGCACGTCGACGGCTGGCTGTGCGAGATCAAGGATGTGCAGATCCGCGACGGCCTGCACATCCTCGGCGAAAAGCCCACCGGTGACGGCGAACTCGACCTGGTGCTGGCCATCCTGCGGGCCCGTCAGCTCTTCGGCGGCGAGCAGACCGTGCCGGGCCTGCGGCAGGCCCTCGGCCTGGTCGAGGACGGCAGCGACGAGCGGGCCGCCGTCGACACCGCGGAGGGCAAGGCGCGGGAACTGGTCGCGGCCCTGCAGGCCAGCGGCTGGGACCCTTCAGCCGTGGACCGCATATGTGTCGAGGCGGTCGACGCCCTGACCGACAACGCCGAGGTGGCGGCCATCCTGCGGTTCGCCGCCACCGAGGTGGTGCCGCGTCTGGCGGCCACAGCCGGTGAGGTCGACCAGGTACTGCGGGCGCTGTCCGGCGGGTTCATCGAATCCGGGCCGTCCGGCTCGCCGCTGCGTGGGCTGGTCAACGTGCTGCCCACCGGGCGCAACTTCTACTCGGTGGACCCCAAGGCGGTGCCGTCCCGGTTGGCCTGGGAAACCGGTGTGGCGATGGCGGATTCGCTGCTGGCCCGCTACCACGAGGACCACGGCCGCTGGCCGGCCTCGGTGGGTTTGTCGGTGTGGGGCACCTCGGCCATGCGCACCGCAGGCGACGACATCGCCGAAGTGCTTGCGCTGCTGGGTGTTCGGCCGGTGTGGGACGACGCGTCGCGCCGCGTGGTGAGCCTGGAGCCCATCGAGCTGGCCGAACTGGGCAGGCCCCGCATCGACGTCACGGTCCGAATCTCCGGGTTCTTCCGGGATGCCTTCCCTCACGTGGTCACCATGCTCGACGACGCCGTCGCGCTGGTCGCCGGCCTCGACGAACCGGCGCAGGACAACTACGTGCGCGCCCACACGCAAGCCGACCTGGCTCAACACGGCGACCAAAGGCGGGCCACCACACGGATTTTCGGTTCGAAGCCGGGAACCTACGGCGCAGGCCTGCTGCAGCTGATCGACAGCCGAAACTGGCGCGACGACGCTGACCTTGCCGAGGTGTACACGGCCTGGGGCGGATTCGCCTACGGCCGCGACCTCGACGGCCGGCCCGCCGCCGACGACATGAACCGCGCCTACCGGCGGATCGCGGTGGCCGCCAAGAACACTGACACCCGCGAACACGACATCGCCGATTCCGACGACTACTTCCAGTACCACGGCGGCATGGTGGCCACCGTGCGCGCGCTGACCGGCACGGCCCCCGCCGCCTACATCGGCGACAACACCCGGCCCGACGCCGTGCGCACCCGCACGCTCAACGAGGAGACCACCCGGGTGTTCCGAGCCCGCGTCGTCAACCCACGCTGGATCACCGCTATGCGCAGGCACGGCTACAAGGGTGCGTTCGAGATGGCCGCCACGGTCGACTACCTGTTCGGCTATGACGCCACCGCGCATGTCATGGCCGACTGGATGTACGAGCGGCTCTCCGCGGAGTACGTGCTCGACGACGAGAACCGCAAGTTCATGGCCGAATCCAACCCCTGGGCGCTGCACGGCATCGCCGAGCGACTGCTGGAGGCCGCCGGCCGGGGGATGTGGGAACAACCCGAGCAGGCCACCCTGGACGGGCTGCGGCAGGTGCTGCTCGAAACCGAGGGCGAGCTGGAAGGCTGA
- a CDS encoding PPOX class F420-dependent oxidoreductase, with amino-acid sequence MSVTFADVAKAQYILLTTFTKDGRPKPTPIWAAPAGDRLLVITQEKSWKVKRIRNTPRVTLAACDARGNPKSEAVEATARILDKAHNGATGKRYGLIGKAFNVFSKLRGGMKNNVSVELKAVNQTDDAQLR; translated from the coding sequence ATGTCCGTGACGTTCGCCGATGTTGCCAAGGCGCAGTACATCCTGCTGACCACGTTCACCAAGGACGGCCGGCCCAAGCCGACCCCCATCTGGGCCGCACCCGCCGGGGACCGGCTGCTGGTGATCACCCAGGAGAAGTCCTGGAAGGTCAAGCGCATCCGCAACACCCCGCGGGTCACCCTCGCGGCGTGCGACGCACGGGGCAACCCCAAGAGCGAGGCGGTCGAGGCGACGGCCCGGATCCTGGACAAGGCCCACAACGGCGCGACCGGGAAGCGCTACGGGTTGATCGGCAAGGCGTTCAACGTTTTCTCGAAGCTGCGCGGGGGCATGAAGAACAACGTTTCGGTCGAATTGAAAGCGGTGAATCAGACCGACGATGCCCAGCTTCGATGA
- a CDS encoding FxsA family protein, with translation MAKRLFGIYALVEMAVIIALVATIGFGWTVLLLLATFVVGLLLAGSQLNRQLRRLRSGFADASAPVDSLLVALGTVLVVIPGLASSVLGALLLLPPTRAAARPMLTAMAAKRMPIVTVGAPGFTWPTGAAASYGGRGDYIDGEVIDGDVVDFSANEPHRLPPTA, from the coding sequence ATGGCAAAGCGGCTGTTCGGCATCTACGCACTGGTCGAGATGGCGGTGATCATCGCCCTCGTGGCCACCATCGGCTTCGGCTGGACCGTGCTGTTGCTGCTGGCCACCTTCGTCGTGGGGCTGCTGCTGGCGGGTTCACAGCTGAACCGGCAGCTCCGCCGGCTGCGCTCCGGGTTCGCCGACGCGTCCGCACCGGTCGACAGCTTGCTGGTCGCGTTGGGCACCGTGCTGGTGGTGATCCCTGGCCTGGCGAGCTCGGTGCTGGGAGCGCTGTTGCTGTTGCCGCCGACCAGGGCTGCGGCACGTCCGATGCTGACGGCGATGGCGGCCAAGCGGATGCCGATCGTCACAGTCGGTGCACCGGGCTTCACCTGGCCGACCGGTGCCGCCGCGTCCTACGGCGGTCGTGGCGACTACATTGACGGCGAAGTCATCGACGGCGACGTCGTCGACTTCAGCGCCAACGAACCGCATCGTCTGCCTCCCACGGCCTAG
- a CDS encoding amidohydrolase, with translation MTTLLINGRIHSPAHPDATAFAVRDGVIAWLGSDDVGRLQFPDARVVDLDGGFVAPAFVDSHVHLTATGLNLDGLDLRGATSLAECLRLLGEHARRHPDGPIWGHGWDEAGWPERTPPTTADLDAVLGNRPAYLARVDVHSAAASSALRALAPGLADATGFDPQRPLSAGAHHLVRAAARERLTPAQRHAARLAALDHAAGHGIAAVHECAGPDIGGLDDWQELRGLDHGVEIVGYWGEAVADADQARTLINETGARGLAGDLFVDGALGSRTARLHEPYADAPDTCGNCYLDADTITAHLRACSQAGIAAGFHVIGDAAVTAVVDALATVVDAFGAPAVARCGHRLEHLEMVSPAQAAKLGSWGVIASMQPNFDALWGGEDGMYAQRLGPDRVHRLNPFALLASEGVPLAFGSDTPVTSMNPWQTVRAAVEHRTPGSAVSARAAFAAATRGGWRAGGVRDGVTGTLVPGAAASYAIWDADDLEVSAPANAVQRWSTDPRSRVPALPRLAGGAELPRCRQTVHRGVVIHG, from the coding sequence TTGACCACACTCCTGATCAACGGGCGGATCCACAGTCCCGCCCATCCCGACGCCACCGCCTTCGCCGTGCGCGACGGCGTCATCGCATGGCTGGGTAGCGACGACGTCGGCCGCCTGCAGTTCCCGGACGCCCGCGTCGTCGACCTCGACGGCGGCTTCGTCGCTCCTGCGTTTGTCGACAGTCACGTCCACCTCACCGCCACGGGGCTCAATCTCGACGGTCTGGACCTGCGGGGGGCGACGTCACTGGCCGAGTGTCTGCGACTGCTCGGCGAACATGCCCGGCGCCATCCGGACGGCCCGATCTGGGGCCACGGCTGGGACGAGGCGGGGTGGCCCGAACGCACCCCGCCGACGACCGCGGACCTCGACGCCGTGCTGGGGAACCGCCCCGCCTACCTCGCCCGCGTCGACGTGCATTCGGCAGCTGCCAGCAGCGCGTTGCGCGCCCTGGCGCCCGGGCTGGCCGACGCGACGGGGTTCGATCCGCAACGCCCGCTCAGCGCCGGTGCGCACCACCTGGTCCGCGCCGCGGCTCGCGAGCGCCTCACGCCGGCCCAGCGCCACGCCGCCCGGCTCGCCGCGCTCGACCACGCCGCCGGCCACGGTATCGCCGCGGTTCACGAATGCGCAGGCCCCGATATCGGCGGCCTCGACGATTGGCAGGAACTGCGCGGGCTCGACCACGGCGTCGAGATCGTCGGCTACTGGGGCGAAGCCGTCGCCGACGCCGACCAGGCCAGGACGCTGATCAACGAGACGGGCGCCCGCGGGCTGGCCGGTGATCTGTTCGTCGACGGTGCCCTCGGTTCGCGTACCGCGCGGCTGCACGAGCCGTATGCCGACGCCCCCGACACGTGCGGCAACTGCTACCTCGACGCCGACACCATCACCGCCCACCTGCGCGCGTGCTCCCAGGCGGGTATCGCCGCCGGATTCCACGTCATCGGCGACGCCGCCGTCACCGCCGTCGTCGATGCGCTGGCAACCGTCGTCGACGCGTTCGGCGCGCCCGCCGTCGCGCGCTGCGGACACCGGCTGGAACATCTGGAGATGGTCAGCCCGGCCCAGGCCGCCAAGCTCGGATCGTGGGGCGTCATCGCCAGCATGCAGCCCAATTTCGATGCGCTGTGGGGCGGCGAGGACGGTATGTACGCTCAGCGCCTCGGGCCTGACCGAGTCCATCGGCTCAACCCGTTTGCGCTGTTAGCATCCGAAGGCGTGCCCCTCGCGTTCGGCTCCGACACACCGGTTACCAGCATGAACCCCTGGCAGACCGTGCGCGCGGCCGTCGAACATCGCACCCCGGGCAGCGCCGTGTCCGCGCGTGCCGCGTTCGCCGCGGCCACCCGCGGCGGCTGGCGGGCCGGTGGGGTGCGCGACGGTGTCACGGGCACCCTGGTCCCGGGCGCGGCGGCCAGCTATGCGATCTGGGATGCCGACGATCTGGAGGTCAGCGCACCGGCGAACGCTGTGCAGCGCTGGTCCACCGACCCGCGGTCGCGGGTGCCCGCACTGCCGCGGCTGGCCGGCGGGGCCGAACTGCCACGGTGCCGGCAGACCGTTCATCGGGGTGTCGTCATCCATGGCTAG